A single region of the Lycium barbarum isolate Lr01 chromosome 2, ASM1917538v2, whole genome shotgun sequence genome encodes:
- the LOC132628634 gene encoding uncharacterized protein LOC132628634: MGFAEIFIDMIWRLIANNWYLFLFNGQASGFFHSIRGVKQGDPLSSALFILSPEVLSRALNFLFEDNSFRSYGMPKQSANLNHLAYADDTIIFSSADDTIIFSSADDTSLQLIMGILQEYEQTSRQLINKGKSCPITHARKRKADYNDLIKKVKDKLEEGRKRHWSSWLNLCLPNEEGGVGFRSLFDVSKALCAKLWLKFRTTNTLWSNYMWNKYCKRHYPQYVPRKGGSQVWKMTLEARDNMEHEMWWEPRSGTANIWFDNWTKIGALYYLVPNEFVVDEKVQDVKEPINQDGWNMSKLQQLFPTHIVDHGTGRIRLS, from the exons atgggatttgcagaaaTATTTATAGATATGATATGGAGATTGATAGCAAACAATTGGTACTTATTTCTATTCAATGGACAGGCTTCTGGTTTTTTCCACTCAATAAGAGGTGTTAAGCAAGGAGATCCACTTTCTTCTGCTTTGTTTATTTTGTCTCCAGAAGTGCTATCTAGAGCATTGAACTTTTTATTTGAGGACAATAGCTTTAGAAGCTATGGAATGCCTAAACAGAGTGCTAATTTGAATCATCTTgcctatgcagatgatactattatATTCTCATCTGCAGATGATACTATTATATTCTCATCTGCAGATGATACTTCATTGCAGCTGATCATGGGAATATTGCAGGAGTATGAGCAGACGTCAAGGCAGCTTATCAACAAAGGAAAAA GTTGCCCAATCACACATGCTAGAAAGAGAAAGGCTGATTATAATGACTTGATCAAAAAAGTGAAGGACAAACT TGAAGAAGGAAGAAAAAGACATTGGTCTTCATGGTTGAATTTGTGCTTGCCAAATGAGGAAGGTGGAGTTGGCTTTAGATCCTTATTTGATGTTTCTAAAGCATTATGTGCTAAACTCTGGTTGAAATTCAGAACTACAAATACTCTATGGTCAAATTATATGTGGAACAAGTATTGTAAAAGGCACTATCCTCAGTATGTGCCTAGGAAAGGAGGCTCTCAGGTTTGGAAGATGACGTTAGAAGCTAGAGACAACATGGAGCATGAAATGTGGTGGGAGCCAAGAAGTGGAACTGCTAATatctggtttgataattggacaaaaATTGGAGCTTTATACTACTTAGTTCCTAATGAGTTTGTTGTGGATGAAAAAGTACAAGATGTGAAGGAACCGATAAATCAGGATGGGTGGAACATGAGTAAACTACAACAACTTTTTCCTACTCATATTGTTGATCATGGTACTGGAAGAATTAGACTTTCATGA
- the LOC132620553 gene encoding F-box/kelch-repeat protein At3g06240-like: MEEQRIKLLDDVMIDISKRLPAKSLIRFKCVSKSWCTMINSPDFISIHYNYDSLSNHFIFRKRYLKIKKSTESIYYNGKNMLSLHSNNESFECIAPNIEYLDNYIGVDIAGPCNGIVCFASYRGIILYNPTLREFWELPSSILPPPPHLYPSNKLNYCMSMTIGIGFDPQMNDYMVVRVLDSCYEYEFEDFDNCDKYKHISKVKFYNLSTNYWRELENLEYKTDSSLCSHVLFNRAYDWHGYLKSYDSCIVSFNFSTKKFQKLPFPDGLVNEGRQSLFVLNQTLALICFTENYLRDVLLHQSIDIWVMKKYGVRESWIKEFTVGPMLIKAPLSVWKKDTELMIKSEDGKLVSCHLLSQ; this comes from the coding sequence ATGGAAGAGCAAAGGATAAAACTTCTGGATGATGTGATGATAGACATATCAAAGCGGTTGCCAGCAAAATCACTGATAAGATTTAAGTGTGTATCTAAAAGTTGGTGCACTATGATAAATAGCCCTGATTTCATCTCTATCCATTACAATTATGATTCTCTCTCAAATCATTTCATATTTCGTAAGCGCTACCTCAAAATTAAGAAAAGTACCGAGTCCATTTATTATAATGGTAAAAATATGTTATCCCTCCATTCAAATAATGAATCATTCGAATGCATAGCACCAAATATAGAATACTTGGATAATTATATAGGTGTCGACATTGCAGGTCCCTGCAATGGCATAGTCTGCTTTGCTAGTTATAGGGGAATTATTTTGTATAACCCAACGTTAAGAGAATTTTGGGAACTCCCTTCTAGTATTCTTCCTCCTCCCCCACACTTATACCCCAGTAACAAGCTTAACTATTGTATGAGCATGACCATAGGAATCGGATTTGACCCTCAGATGAATGATTATATGGTTGTTAGAGTCCTAGATTCCTGCTACGAATATGAGTTTGAGGATTTTGATAATTGTGATAAATATAAGCATATTAGTAAGGTCAAATTCTACAATCTAAGCACAAATTATTGGAGAGAACTTGAGAATCTAGAATACAAAACAGATTCCTCTCTTTGTTCTCACGTCTTGTTTAACAGAGCCTATGATTGGCATGGATATCTCAAGTCGTATGATAGTTGCATCGTATCTTTCAACTTTAGCACTAAGAAGTTCCAAAAACTTCCATTTCCTGATGGCTTAGTTAATGAAGGAAGACAGAGCCTCTTCGTCTTGAATCAAACTCTAGCTTTGATTTGTTTTACTGAGAACTATCTTAGAGACGTGTTACTTCACCAATCTATTGATATATGGGTAATGAAGAAATATGGTGTGAGAGAGTCCTGGATAAAGGAATTTACAGTTGGACCTATGCTTATAAAGGCACCTTTGTCAGTTTGGAAGAAGGACACCGAACTAATGATAAAAAGCGAGGATGGAAAACTTGTGTCTTGTCACCTCCTTTCCCAATAA